From a single Terriglobia bacterium genomic region:
- a CDS encoding protein-disulfide reductase DsbD N-terminal domain-containing protein, which yields MRIDHARALSIVALLMAAGCTASSTQEMAEGDPATQTADTPAQLAESLLRGVSDSSRKVIARAGLTPSRLRPGQTATLVLALRIAPGWHIYAPGAAPAFALPTRLEIALPAGLESAPGWDLPKPHKPLDGEGLIYEDTLSIQRRLRITMRAPTGPGSLVCVIHYVVCDPFMCLPPETQSMPVRFDIVR from the coding sequence ATGCGTATCGATCATGCCCGGGCACTTTCGATAGTTGCGTTGTTGATGGCCGCAGGGTGCACTGCATCTTCGACGCAGGAGATGGCCGAGGGTGATCCCGCGACCCAGACCGCTGATACGCCTGCCCAATTGGCGGAATCTCTGCTCCGCGGCGTGTCGGACTCCAGCCGCAAAGTAATTGCGCGCGCCGGATTGACTCCTTCACGTCTGCGCCCGGGCCAGACGGCCACGCTGGTATTGGCGTTGAGGATCGCGCCGGGCTGGCATATCTACGCCCCCGGCGCGGCGCCGGCCTTTGCCCTCCCGACTCGACTGGAAATCGCATTGCCTGCGGGTCTCGAATCAGCGCCTGGCTGGGATTTGCCAAAGCCGCACAAGCCTCTCGACGGTGAAGGGCTCATTTACGAGGACACCCTGTCCATTCAGCGCAGATTGCGGATCACCATGCGGGCGCCTACCGGACCTGGGAGCCTGGTCTGTGTCATCCACTATGTAGTCTGTGACCCGTTCATGTGCCTGCCGCCGGAGACTCAGTCGATGCCGGTAAGGTTCGATATCGTAAGATAA
- a CDS encoding metalloregulator ArsR/SmtB family transcription factor translates to MVEQSKSLLDGVFGAIADPTRRAILRQLGRSPARVTDIAKKFPVSLNAVSKHLIVLQQAGLVRREVRGRDHVCSLNAQPLREASAWIEETRAFWEERLDALERHLTDKRRRRQ, encoded by the coding sequence ATGGTTGAACAGTCCAAGTCTTTGCTTGACGGCGTATTTGGCGCGATTGCCGATCCGACGCGGAGAGCGATCCTCCGGCAGCTCGGGCGCAGTCCGGCGCGTGTCACGGATATCGCGAAAAAATTTCCGGTTTCCTTGAATGCCGTTTCAAAGCATTTGATTGTGCTTCAGCAAGCCGGCCTCGTCAGGCGGGAGGTTCGCGGGCGGGATCACGTCTGCAGCCTGAATGCGCAGCCACTGCGGGAAGCGTCGGCCTGGATCGAGGAGACGCGCGCATTCTGGGAAGAGAGGCTCGACGCGCTCGAACGTCACCTCACTGACAAGCGAAGAAGAAGGCAATGA
- a CDS encoding VWA domain-containing protein, with protein sequence MALRRILRKPGNGRPITGLTKDDIVLLVGGKKREISFFSEETAAIPKVSPESLLPGVYSNQLALQPGIPNSLTAILFDTLNTKYADQIYAKRNVVEFLGQVQPQDRIAIFTLGANLRVLHDFSNDSSSLVRAIQDYKGRLNAEVDASNVESYRTGNPILDDIFEESNQAVAQFYGGRGVVGTLDALTSIADYFASIPGRKNLIWVSGSFPFNYGSGYGTVAAHFEDFLKTCRTVSNANVAIYPVEAGGLMDPIDILESFTPNSWRRRPEQIPGLVSAVPSYFAGTLQTMQLIADRTGGKAFYDTNDIRETLLVPQRNHRVQFHGPAGGNVTGGEGGKR encoded by the coding sequence ATGGCGCTCCGTCGCATTCTAAGAAAGCCAGGCAACGGTCGACCGATCACCGGACTCACAAAGGATGATATCGTACTCCTGGTGGGGGGAAAGAAGCGCGAGATCAGCTTCTTTTCGGAAGAAACGGCGGCAATCCCCAAAGTCTCGCCGGAGTCTCTCCTGCCGGGCGTGTATTCCAACCAACTGGCTCTGCAGCCCGGGATTCCGAACAGTCTTACCGCTATATTGTTTGACACATTGAATACAAAGTACGCAGATCAAATTTATGCGAAAAGAAACGTCGTCGAATTTCTCGGCCAAGTCCAGCCGCAGGACCGCATCGCAATTTTTACCTTGGGCGCCAATCTCCGTGTTCTTCATGATTTCAGCAACGATTCCAGCTCCCTTGTGCGGGCGATTCAGGATTATAAAGGACGCCTGAACGCGGAGGTCGACGCGTCAAACGTTGAGTCTTATCGGACGGGCAACCCCATCCTCGATGACATTTTCGAAGAGTCCAATCAAGCGGTTGCCCAATTTTACGGCGGGAGGGGCGTTGTCGGGACTCTGGACGCGCTTACCAGTATTGCCGATTACTTCGCCTCGATTCCCGGGCGTAAGAACCTGATTTGGGTTTCGGGCAGTTTTCCATTTAACTATGGGAGCGGTTATGGGACCGTGGCTGCACATTTTGAGGATTTCCTGAAGACATGCCGGACAGTGAGCAACGCAAACGTGGCGATCTATCCCGTGGAGGCCGGGGGTTTGATGGATCCAATCGATATCCTGGAAAGTTTTACCCCCAACAGCTGGAGACGCCGTCCCGAGCAAATTCCTGGCCTTGTTTCAGCCGTCCCCAGCTACTTCGCTGGAACTCTGCAGACTATGCAACTTATCGCGGATCGTACCGGTGGCAAGGCCTTCTACGACACGAACGACATTCGGGAAACACTACTCGTGCCGCAGCGCAACCATCGGGTCCAGTTTCACGGCCCGGCGGGCGGGAATGTAACAGGCGGCGAGGGCGGCAAGCGCTAG
- a CDS encoding PadR family transcriptional regulator, producing the protein MEVFVTPQDDRFEPSLPLTAAMFQVLLSLAGGEKHGYAILKDVNEQAAGEAKLGTGTLYGIIKRLLGEGMIIECVRRPARGDDDARRRYYQLTDWGRQVAAAEAERMEKLIAIARGKHLLKRLKPA; encoded by the coding sequence ATGGAGGTTTTCGTGACACCACAAGACGATAGGTTCGAACCCAGTCTGCCGCTCACGGCTGCCATGTTCCAGGTTCTGCTATCGCTGGCCGGCGGCGAAAAGCATGGCTATGCCATCCTCAAGGACGTCAACGAGCAGGCCGCGGGCGAAGCCAAACTGGGCACCGGGACGCTCTACGGGATCATCAAACGCCTGCTCGGCGAGGGCATGATCATCGAATGCGTGCGCCGGCCGGCCCGAGGCGACGATGATGCCCGCAGACGCTACTACCAACTGACCGACTGGGGTCGCCAGGTAGCCGCAGCGGAGGCGGAACGTATGGAAAAGCTGATCGCGATCGCACGGGGCAAACACCTGCTTAAGCGATTGAAGCCTGCTTGA
- a CDS encoding PadR family transcriptional regulator: MTQLKSEVLQGTLDLLVLKTLQTIGPMHGWGISRRIQQISGNALQLGQGTIYPALLRLEQRGWIAAEWGISDQNRKARFYSITKAGRKQLREETESWERMMAIINRVLEGS; encoded by the coding sequence ATGACGCAACTGAAATCCGAAGTGTTGCAAGGCACTCTCGATCTGCTCGTCCTGAAAACGCTGCAAACGATCGGCCCGATGCATGGCTGGGGCATATCGCGGCGCATTCAACAGATTTCGGGAAATGCCCTGCAACTCGGCCAAGGCACCATTTATCCGGCACTCCTCCGGCTTGAGCAGCGAGGCTGGATTGCCGCTGAATGGGGGATATCGGATCAAAATCGCAAGGCTCGTTTCTATTCGATCACGAAGGCCGGCCGCAAGCAGCTCCGCGAGGAAACCGAGAGCTGGGAGCGCATGATGGCGATCATCAACCGGGTGCTCGAAGGTTCATAG
- a CDS encoding SRPBCC domain-containing protein yields MSAEGDADKVVIRRRITATREELFDAWTDSEGMRAWMCPGNIVSVDVRMDLRVGGSLLIIMRDPDKAYEHRDEFTIIDRPAKLAFTWIAEATDLHPTLVNSGVLRSQRVRERPYPDAREDSNLSYYQPYG; encoded by the coding sequence ATGAGCGCGGAAGGCGATGCCGACAAAGTTGTCATCCGCAGGCGAATCACGGCGACACGGGAGGAGTTGTTCGACGCGTGGACCGACTCCGAGGGCATGCGTGCGTGGATGTGTCCCGGAAACATCGTTTCCGTCGATGTCCGCATGGATCTGCGGGTCGGCGGATCCTTGCTCATCATCATGCGCGATCCGGACAAAGCCTATGAACACCGGGACGAATTCACGATCATCGACCGGCCCGCGAAGCTGGCCTTCACGTGGATCGCCGAGGCGACGGATTTGCACCCGACGCTCGTTAACAGTGGAGTTCTTCGCAGTCAACGAGTCCGAGAGCGACCTTATCCTGACGCACGAGAAGATTCCAATTTGTCTTATTATCAACCATATGGTTGA
- a CDS encoding ABC transporter permease — protein MDQEHHSQRGRLFRKLLRLLPIEFREEFGGEMEEVFQDQLTDAERKRGFTGLLKLWGETLADLFKTAPREHLAVLRRDVAYALRMMRGDPGFTGVALITLALGIGANVAIFSIVNAVFLRPLPFPEPSRLYLIQRTGNRIGGVSISLPIYLAWQQKKDLFDSMGVVLFTGSRALTEGGEPILVPTLAVTPGVFSALGVQPALGRGFREDEGIVGAANTVILSDSLWRGRFDANPGILERPITLNGRSVTVIGVMSRDFELPLPHMGDTQIWYPYQTPETSRNPSNGIWCIGRLRKEVTPAQAEASLTPPLVALAGQFPSMIFPNEKAHLAPMRAFLNQHAGTAPLLLLGAVGFVLLIACANVANLLLARATRRRREIGIRVALGAGRIRIVQQLLTESVILALAGTVAGVGACYACFDLILTLVPTDLPRVGVIRMDVNVLAFALVLSLLTGLIFGLAPALVVSKADPHVALKEGSSRTGMSRAGGRLRAALVVGEVGLALVLLVGAALLLQSFRRLVLVKPGFDSDHLLIFNVSLPRATYDTPAKSLNFFDNFEQRLALLPGVQQVGCIDGLPLESQGDLLFSIEGRTDPENAKGDASIRATSPNYFAAMRIPLERGRVFTAADRGGSDPVALINRALARQFWPHSDPIGSLLWIGKPMGPSWAEPAPRRIIGIVGDIRDQSLAEAPGAMIYEPVAQQNSGTNSINFVVRTAQNPLALDPMVRGMLRTALPQQPIGTIRTMQQLVSKAVTNERFYTILLGLFGSLGLLIVAVGVYGVVSYFVAQHTHEIGVRIALGATQGSILRLVLLRGLLLTIAGVAVGAGASYALTSLLRGMLYEVQPNDPVTLVVIASVLAAVALAACWVPARRAIQVDPIAALRQE, from the coding sequence ATGGATCAAGAACACCACTCGCAGCGTGGCCGGCTTTTCCGGAAACTTCTTCGCTTGCTGCCCATCGAATTCCGGGAAGAGTTTGGCGGTGAAATGGAAGAGGTTTTTCAGGATCAACTCACGGATGCAGAGCGCAAAAGAGGATTCACAGGATTGCTGAAACTCTGGGGAGAGACCCTTGCGGACCTGTTCAAGACGGCTCCGCGGGAACATCTTGCCGTGCTCCGTCGGGACGTGGCCTACGCGCTGCGAATGATGCGCGGCGATCCCGGCTTTACCGGCGTTGCGCTTATTACCCTGGCGCTCGGCATCGGCGCCAACGTCGCCATTTTTTCGATTGTGAATGCGGTATTCCTGCGCCCTCTTCCATTTCCCGAACCCAGCCGCCTGTACCTGATCCAGAGGACTGGCAATCGAATAGGCGGTGTCTCGATTTCTCTTCCCATCTATCTCGCGTGGCAGCAGAAAAAGGATCTATTCGACTCCATGGGCGTGGTGCTCTTTACGGGCTCGAGGGCTTTGACGGAAGGAGGAGAGCCGATCCTGGTCCCCACTCTGGCGGTTACGCCCGGTGTGTTCTCTGCTCTGGGTGTGCAGCCCGCTCTCGGACGAGGGTTTCGCGAGGACGAGGGGATCGTGGGCGCGGCGAATACGGTAATTCTGTCAGATTCATTGTGGCGAGGCCGGTTCGACGCCAATCCCGGAATTCTCGAACGCCCCATTACCCTGAACGGGAGGTCCGTCACGGTGATCGGCGTAATGTCGAGAGACTTTGAATTGCCTCTCCCCCACATGGGTGACACACAAATCTGGTATCCGTACCAGACTCCGGAAACAAGCCGGAACCCAAGCAATGGAATCTGGTGTATCGGGCGCCTGCGCAAAGAGGTTACCCCCGCGCAAGCCGAAGCCTCGCTGACGCCACCGTTGGTCGCTCTCGCAGGCCAGTTCCCGAGCATGATTTTCCCGAACGAGAAAGCGCATCTCGCGCCCATGCGCGCATTCCTGAACCAGCATGCCGGAACCGCCCCGCTGCTTCTGCTGGGTGCGGTCGGATTCGTGTTGCTGATTGCATGCGCGAATGTTGCAAACCTCCTGCTCGCTCGCGCCACGAGGCGTCGCCGCGAGATCGGGATCCGGGTGGCGCTGGGCGCCGGGCGGATCCGGATCGTGCAGCAGCTCCTGACGGAAAGTGTCATCCTGGCGCTGGCCGGGACTGTTGCTGGAGTCGGGGCGTGCTATGCCTGTTTTGACTTGATCCTCACGCTCGTACCGACGGATCTGCCACGCGTCGGCGTTATTCGCATGGATGTCAATGTTCTGGCCTTTGCGCTGGTCTTGAGTTTGTTAACAGGATTGATTTTCGGCCTGGCTCCGGCCCTTGTTGTCTCCAAAGCGGACCCACACGTTGCACTCAAGGAGGGATCATCTCGCACAGGCATGAGCCGGGCTGGAGGTCGATTGCGGGCCGCCCTGGTCGTCGGAGAAGTAGGCCTTGCGCTGGTGTTGCTGGTCGGCGCCGCTCTGCTGCTCCAAAGCTTCCGTCGATTGGTGCTTGTAAAACCGGGTTTCGATTCCGATCACCTGTTGATTTTCAACGTCTCTCTGCCGCGCGCAACGTATGATACTCCGGCAAAATCTCTGAACTTTTTCGACAATTTCGAGCAGCGGCTGGCGTTGTTGCCCGGCGTTCAACAGGTTGGTTGCATTGATGGGCTTCCTCTTGAAAGTCAAGGCGACCTGCTGTTCAGCATCGAGGGCAGGACGGACCCGGAGAATGCAAAGGGAGATGCCTCCATCAGAGCCACGAGCCCGAATTACTTCGCCGCCATGCGGATCCCGCTCGAACGCGGCAGAGTGTTCACCGCGGCAGACCGCGGAGGCTCGGACCCCGTCGCCCTGATCAATCGCGCCCTGGCCCGACAGTTCTGGCCCCACAGCGATCCAATCGGCTCCCTGCTCTGGATCGGCAAACCGATGGGGCCCTCGTGGGCCGAACCGGCTCCGCGGCGCATCATCGGCATAGTCGGGGACATTCGCGACCAATCGCTGGCGGAAGCGCCGGGAGCGATGATTTATGAACCGGTGGCGCAGCAGAACAGCGGAACCAACTCGATCAACTTCGTCGTCCGCACGGCACAGAATCCGCTCGCGCTCGACCCGATGGTCCGCGGCATGCTGCGTACCGCCTTGCCGCAACAGCCGATCGGCACAATTCGGACCATGCAGCAACTGGTTTCGAAGGCGGTGACGAATGAGCGCTTCTATACGATATTGCTCGGCTTGTTTGGGAGCCTCGGCTTGCTGATCGTCGCCGTCGGAGTCTATGGGGTGGTCTCCTATTTCGTTGCGCAGCATACGCACGAAATCGGTGTCCGCATTGCGTTAGGGGCGACGCAAGGCAGCATCCTGCGCCTGGTGCTTTTGCGAGGCCTGCTGCTGACAATTGCCGGTGTTGCCGTTGGTGCAGGCGCCTCGTACGCTTTGACGAGCCTTCTCCGGGGCATGCTCTACGAGGTGCAACCGAACGATCCCGTGACGCTCGTTGTGATCGCGTCGGTGCTGGCCGCCGTAGCGCTCGCTGCCTGCTGGGTCCCGGCCCGCCGGGCGATCCAGGTGGATCCGATCGCGGCGCTGCGGCAGGAGTAA
- a CDS encoding M15 family metallopeptidase has protein sequence MEGSFRNARVLSNQDSNVFLKTIKSAARRLSLLAWLAATPALLYAQGPPKETGAFRAPDLVELTTLDRTIRLDIRYATANNFLGRSVYTEARAFLQRPAAQALVRANKELRKQGYGLLVFDGYRPWSVTKIFWDATPADKKEFVADPAQGSRHNRGCAVDLTLFDLKTGKEVAMPGAFDEMSERSHINYRGGTEDARRLRDLLRAAMEAQGFVVYEPEWWHYDYKDWKSYAILDIPFAKIRGRK, from the coding sequence ATGGAGGGGAGTTTTCGGAATGCGAGGGTATTATCAAACCAGGACAGCAACGTATTTCTGAAAACGATCAAGAGTGCCGCCCGGAGACTATCGTTGCTGGCATGGCTGGCTGCCACGCCGGCGCTTCTTTATGCGCAAGGTCCGCCTAAGGAGACCGGGGCCTTTCGCGCGCCGGACCTGGTTGAACTCACCACGCTCGACCGGACCATCCGGCTCGACATCCGCTATGCCACTGCCAATAATTTTCTGGGCCGTTCCGTTTACACTGAGGCGCGGGCATTCCTGCAGCGACCGGCCGCGCAGGCGCTGGTGCGCGCCAACAAGGAGTTGAGGAAACAGGGATATGGTCTGCTGGTCTTTGACGGCTATCGCCCCTGGTCTGTCACGAAGATCTTTTGGGATGCCACTCCTGCCGATAAAAAGGAGTTCGTGGCGGATCCGGCGCAAGGCTCGCGACACAATCGTGGCTGCGCGGTCGATCTCACACTGTTCGATCTCAAAACCGGCAAGGAAGTAGCCATGCCCGGCGCGTTCGACGAAATGAGCGAACGTTCGCACATCAATTACCGCGGGGGAACAGAAGATGCTCGCCGGCTCCGGGACCTGTTGCGCGCTGCGATGGAGGCCCAAGGCTTCGTCGTCTACGAACCGGAATGGTGGCATTACGACTACAAAGACTGGAAGAGCTACGCGATCCTGGACATCCCGTTTGCGAAAATCCGCGGGCGAAAGTAG
- a CDS encoding ABC transporter permease, whose translation MLASIRAFFWRIVHLKRRTKSEAALGGELEFHLQMEIEQNLRQGMAHEEARRQALISLGGLEQTKEACRETCAVRWAVEFGQDLSYGWRMMRKSPRFTAIAVLTLALGIGANSAIFSAVNGILLVPLPYADSSRLVTVQRNVITYYITFAELREIQQQCTTLESIMIYSTGMRLLTGGKVPKQVEAAYVPSVFFPLLGVKPLLGRPILPEDTQPGNDRVAVLTYGLWMDTFGGDMGIVGHDISVDHKPYTVIGVMAREFGAGIGGYYWVGSNDGSGEDMWLPQVPPPPGALNRRAGPLVIARLKKDATLAQVNAQLQPLSARFAASYSAVVAKRAGPEGLNLFAQNFDLGINPQVQTGLLIILGAVGFVLLMACVNVTSLLVARSWTRQRELAIRTALGATRLRILRQFLAESLLLALAGGAVGLFFSIWGIDLLRMLAPPYTPRVDLIRLDGNVLWFTMGISLLVAVLVGLAPALQASSRRAGAALKGGLGGSFAAISMRPSHRLRSALVVLEVLLAVIVVVGGALMGRSFYKLMNVSTGISESHILTMRVNLSGLFDNEEDLATKDTMVAEDVLAGIRPLSGVQQAALSSYNPLNGGLILIPGPRGQTGLYVEGLQGNQFSADQEICVRSVTPGYFAALGIRLLAGRDFEPRDRTSPVAIVSESFARKYIPGDPLGKRFSADAAKDGRRSWMEIVGVVNDVRDHAVKELVGPVYYKPIRAYNQKFQIIARTSANPMSLVPAIARVVRSVAQDAPIENIQTVDQIIADSAAEPKFYTALVGSFGVLGLLLAIIGVYGVISYSVVQKTHEIGVRMALGAQRRDVLCMVLKEGMRLAVAGIAFGMGGAVALTRVLRSMLFGIEPTDLATFVGVAVFLALAALAACYIPARRAVKLDPMVALRHE comes from the coding sequence ATGCTGGCATCAATCCGAGCATTTTTCTGGCGGATCGTGCATCTCAAGCGTCGGACGAAATCAGAGGCCGCTCTTGGCGGCGAGCTGGAGTTCCACCTGCAGATGGAGATTGAACAAAACCTGCGGCAAGGAATGGCTCACGAAGAAGCACGCCGGCAAGCGCTCATCTCCTTGGGCGGCCTGGAGCAGACGAAAGAAGCGTGCCGGGAAACGTGCGCAGTTCGCTGGGCCGTGGAATTCGGGCAAGACCTCAGTTATGGATGGCGCATGATGCGCAAATCGCCGAGGTTTACAGCCATCGCCGTCCTGACACTGGCACTCGGCATCGGCGCCAACAGCGCCATTTTCAGCGCCGTGAATGGAATTCTCCTCGTTCCGCTGCCGTATGCCGACTCCTCGCGGCTGGTGACCGTTCAGCGGAATGTCATAACCTATTATATTACCTTCGCGGAACTGCGCGAGATCCAGCAGCAGTGCACCACGCTGGAAAGTATCATGATCTACAGTACCGGCATGCGCCTCCTTACGGGAGGCAAGGTGCCAAAGCAGGTGGAGGCTGCTTACGTACCCAGCGTTTTCTTCCCCCTGCTGGGAGTCAAGCCCTTGCTCGGCAGACCCATCCTCCCCGAGGACACGCAGCCCGGGAATGACCGTGTGGCAGTTCTGACCTATGGTCTCTGGATGGACACGTTCGGCGGTGATATGGGCATTGTCGGGCATGACATTTCCGTGGATCACAAGCCTTATACCGTCATCGGCGTGATGGCGAGAGAATTCGGTGCGGGCATTGGGGGGTATTATTGGGTCGGGAGTAATGACGGCAGTGGCGAAGATATGTGGTTGCCTCAGGTCCCTCCACCGCCAGGCGCGCTGAATCGCAGAGCCGGTCCTCTCGTCATCGCGCGGCTCAAGAAGGACGCCACGCTCGCGCAAGTCAATGCCCAGCTGCAACCGCTTTCCGCCCGTTTCGCAGCGTCATATTCCGCGGTTGTGGCAAAGCGCGCCGGGCCGGAAGGGCTGAATTTGTTCGCACAAAATTTTGACCTCGGAATCAATCCGCAAGTGCAAACCGGGCTGCTGATTATCCTGGGCGCGGTGGGATTCGTGCTGTTGATGGCATGCGTGAACGTGACATCGCTTCTGGTGGCCCGGTCATGGACGCGCCAGCGGGAGCTGGCGATTCGCACGGCGCTCGGCGCGACCCGGCTGCGCATCCTGCGGCAATTTTTGGCGGAAAGCCTGTTGCTCGCGCTGGCGGGTGGCGCCGTCGGCCTGTTCTTTTCCATATGGGGGATTGATCTGCTGCGAATGCTGGCCCCGCCGTACACTCCGCGGGTGGATCTCATCCGGCTTGACGGCAACGTGCTGTGGTTCACGATGGGGATATCGCTTCTAGTGGCCGTCCTGGTCGGCCTGGCACCGGCCTTGCAGGCATCGTCCCGGCGCGCGGGCGCCGCCTTGAAAGGTGGTTTGGGCGGTTCGTTTGCCGCAATTTCGATGAGGCCGTCGCATCGGCTCCGAAGCGCGCTCGTGGTGCTGGAAGTGCTGCTGGCCGTCATTGTGGTAGTGGGCGGCGCGCTGATGGGGCGCAGCTTCTATAAACTCATGAACGTGAGCACCGGCATCAGCGAGAGCCACATCCTTACCATGCGTGTAAATTTATCTGGTTTGTTCGACAACGAGGAGGATTTGGCAACGAAGGATACGATGGTGGCTGAGGATGTTCTTGCTGGAATTCGGCCGCTTTCGGGAGTTCAGCAAGCTGCGCTCTCCAGCTACAATCCGTTGAATGGAGGATTGATCCTGATACCTGGCCCTAGAGGCCAAACCGGACTATACGTTGAGGGCCTGCAGGGTAATCAATTCTCTGCCGACCAGGAGATCTGTGTTCGTTCCGTCACCCCGGGCTATTTTGCCGCACTTGGAATCCGCCTTCTGGCGGGGCGCGATTTTGAACCGAGAGACAGGACTTCTCCAGTGGCTATTGTCAGCGAGAGTTTTGCCCGCAAGTATATTCCGGGGGATCCGCTGGGGAAACGATTCAGCGCCGACGCGGCGAAGGACGGCCGGCGTTCGTGGATGGAAATCGTCGGCGTGGTGAACGACGTCCGGGACCACGCCGTGAAGGAACTCGTGGGACCCGTGTATTACAAGCCGATAAGGGCATACAATCAAAAATTCCAAATCATCGCACGGACCTCCGCAAATCCCATGTCCCTGGTTCCTGCGATCGCGCGCGTGGTTCGGTCCGTGGCCCAGGACGCGCCGATTGAGAATATCCAAACCGTGGATCAGATCATCGCTGATTCCGCCGCGGAACCGAAATTCTATACCGCGCTCGTGGGATCGTTCGGCGTCCTCGGATTGCTTCTGGCGATCATCGGGGTTTACGGCGTGATTTCCTATTCCGTCGTCCAGAAGACGCATGAGATAGGCGTGCGGATGGCGCTGGGTGCGCAGCGGAGGGACGTCCTCTGCATGGTTCTGAAAGAAGGGATGCGGCTTGCCGTCGCCGGCATTGCCTTCGGCATGGGAGGAGCTGTGGCGCTGACACGAGTTCTGCGCAGCATGCTCTTTGGAATTGAGCCGACGGACCTGGCGACGTTTGTGGGCGTGGCGGTTTTTCTAGCGCTTGCCGCCCTCGCCGCCTGTTACATTCCCGCCCGCCGGGCCGTGAAACTGGACCCGATGGTTGCGCTGCGGCACGAGTAG
- a CDS encoding ABC transporter ATP-binding protein has translation MIHFKNVHFSYRHAEPVLKGADLDLAAGLTLVLGPNGSGKSTLLKLAAGIERPDHGVAAIDGHDLWRDEVAARARLAYVSEQPDLTPYATIRDVVYLVCRLRSEPLRRGREVLEQVGLWGIAGRSIRELSSGQRRRAVLAAAWIGSPRVILLDEPLESMDRTIRDEILAWIDRLLAAGAVVVIATHEIEPFLEKATRALVVAGGANRLFEPLPTGAADRLAFLEALSRGTLPLQRAESPVSPDYS, from the coding sequence ATGATCCATTTTAAGAATGTTCACTTTTCTTATCGACATGCCGAGCCTGTCTTGAAGGGCGCCGATCTCGATCTGGCAGCCGGCCTGACCCTGGTGCTTGGCCCTAACGGTTCTGGCAAGAGTACGCTGCTCAAACTCGCCGCCGGGATTGAACGCCCGGATCACGGCGTTGCTGCGATCGATGGCCACGACTTATGGCGGGATGAAGTTGCCGCTCGTGCCAGACTTGCCTATGTCTCCGAGCAGCCTGACCTGACGCCCTACGCAACCATCAGGGATGTGGTTTATCTGGTGTGCCGTCTCCGCTCCGAGCCGCTCCGGCGCGGGCGCGAAGTCCTGGAGCAGGTTGGTCTGTGGGGAATCGCCGGCCGTTCCATTCGGGAACTGTCGTCGGGTCAGAGGCGACGGGCGGTTCTGGCAGCTGCCTGGATCGGGTCGCCGCGCGTGATTCTGCTGGATGAACCGCTGGAGTCGATGGATCGGACCATCCGTGATGAGATTCTCGCCTGGATCGATCGACTCCTGGCGGCCGGAGCCGTGGTTGTGATCGCGACGCACGAAATCGAGCCTTTCCTCGAGAAGGCCACTCGCGCCCTGGTTGTCGCCGGTGGAGCCAACAGGTTGTTTGAACCCCTGCCCACAGGCGCCGCAGACAGGCTGGCATTTCTGGAGGCGCTGAGCCGCGGCACTTTGCCCCTGCAGCGAGCAGAATCTCCCGTTAGCCCGGATTATTCATGA